A part of Bacteroidota bacterium genomic DNA contains:
- a CDS encoding glycogen/starch synthase: MMENTKVLFISQEITPYLPESEMSIIGRNLPQGIQEKGKEIRTFMPKYGCINERRNQLHEVIRLSGMNLIIDDTDHPLIIKVASIQAARMQVYFIDNEDYFNRKFVLTDEKGGYFPDNDERSIFFARGVLETVKKLRWAPDIIHCHGWITALVPLFIKKTYKDDPIFMNSKVVYSVYDDGFPKPMDKSFKEKILMDGITKKDVLSLEDPDYLALSKLAIKYSDGAIMGSTDVNPAIIDYIKDIEKPWLTKQSDERYVDEYSAFYDKILGIVPESVKKKSKETVG; this comes from the coding sequence ATAATGGAAAATACAAAAGTTTTGTTCATTTCTCAAGAAATCACTCCTTATTTACCTGAGTCCGAGATGTCCATAATCGGACGTAATCTTCCACAAGGAATTCAAGAAAAAGGGAAAGAGATTAGAACTTTTATGCCGAAATACGGATGTATCAACGAACGGAGAAATCAGTTGCATGAGGTAATCCGTTTATCCGGGATGAATTTGATAATTGATGATACCGATCATCCTTTAATCATTAAGGTGGCTTCGATACAGGCAGCGCGCATGCAGGTCTATTTTATTGACAACGAAGATTATTTCAACAGGAAATTTGTTCTCACCGATGAAAAGGGGGGATATTTTCCCGATAATGATGAACGGAGTATCTTTTTTGCACGCGGGGTATTGGAAACAGTAAAGAAACTTCGTTGGGCCCCGGATATTATCCATTGCCATGGATGGATCACCGCACTGGTACCTCTTTTCATCAAAAAAACTTACAAGGATGATCCAATTTTCATGAATTCCAAGGTGGTTTATTCTGTTTATGATGATGGGTTTCCCAAGCCCATGGATAAATCATTCAAGGAGAAAATTCTCATGGATGGCATAACCAAAAAAGATGTACTTTCCCTTGAAGATCCCGACTACCTGGCTTTGTCCAAACTGGCCATCAAGTATTCCGACGGTGCCATAATGGGAAGTACGGATGTTAATCCTGCAATAATCGATTATATCAAGGATATTGAAAAACCGTGGTTAACGAAACAGTCAGATGAACGCTATGTTGATGAATATTCTGCATTCTATGATAAGATTTTAGGCATTGTCCCTGAATCTGTTAAGAAAAAATCCAAGGAAACCGTAGGATAA